The following coding sequences are from one Diadema setosum chromosome 9, eeDiaSeto1, whole genome shotgun sequence window:
- the LOC140232600 gene encoding phenylalanine--tRNA ligase, mitochondrial-like, with the protein MHHPVLALLSRAYVPMRMLQPNGMKCASAWLLLQGRTLSRNHLHVKQRSSQAGIEEPRLIIQGQEFTRDDFTTVTPKIISRVGTNLHNQPHHPLCIIKEQIRDHFYKSFLNRRGNPLFSIYDHISPVVTVRQNFDSVLVPKDHISRKRGDNYYINREHMLRAHTSAHQHELMQAGLDAFLVAGDVYRRDEIDTSHYPVFHQMEGVRLLTQHELFSRCTDATDLKLFETVPTRRTQEKQETHTLDAAKLVEFELKQVITSLAEMLFGKDIECRWIETEFPFTHPSWELEILFQGEWLEVLGCGIMEQKLLQSAGAGSSIGYAFGLGLERLAMILFDIADIRLFWSTDSRFLSQFKVDDATRVKFKPFSKYPPVIQDMSFWCPDSQYESNDFYDLVRSIGGELVEQVALVDDFTHPKTARRSHCYRITYRSMDRTLTKEEVSKVHSSIRETAERSLRVELR; encoded by the exons ATGCACCATCCAGTGCTGGCTCTGTTGTCGAGGGCATATGTGCCAATGAGGATGTTGCAACCAAATGGGATGAAATGTGCCTCAGCGTGGCTTCTGCTCCAAGGGAGGACACTGTCCCGAAATCACCTTCATGTGAAGCAGAGATCCAGTCAAGCGGGGATAGAGGAGCCAAGGCTCATCATCCAGGGCCAGGAGTTCACCAGGGATGATTTCACCACTGTCACCCCAAAGATCATCTCACGCGTTGGTACCAACTTGCATAACCAGCCGCACCACCCTCTCTGCATCATAAAGGAGCAGATACGAGACCACTTCTACAAGAGCTTCCTCAATCGCCGCGGCAACCCCCTGTTTTCAATCTACGACCACATCAGCCCCGTCGTCACCGTGCGGCAGAATTTCGACAGTGTCTTGGTGCCAAAGGACCACATTTCTCGGAAACGGGGGGACAACTATTACATCAACAGGGAGCACATGCTGAGGGCTCACACCTCAGCTCATCAGCACGAACTGATGCAGGCTGGCCTTGATGCGTTCCTTGTAGCTGGTGACGTGTACAGGAGAGATGAGATCGACACCAGCCACTACCCGGTATTTCACCAGATGGAAGGGGTGCGGCTTTTGACCCAGCATGAG TTGTTCAGCAGGTGTACTGATGCGACTGACCTCAAGCTCTTTGAGACAGTGCCGACCAGGAGGACCCAGGAGAAGCAGGAGACACACACGCTGGATGCTGCCAAGCTTGTCGAATTTGAGCTCAAGCAAGTCATCACATCTTTGGCAGAGATGCTCTTTGGGAAAG ATATTGAATGCAGATGGATTGAGACAGAATTCCCCTTCACACACCCCTCCTGGGAGCTAGAAATTCTCTTCCAAGGAGAGTGGCTGGAGGTTCTTGGGTGTGGCATCATGGAGCAGAAACTCCTCCAGTCTG CTGGAGCGGGATCTTCCATAGGCTATGCCTTTGGCCTTGGACTGGAGCGGCTGGCCATGATCCTCTTTGACATCGCGGATATCCGCCTCTTTTGGAGCACTGACAGCAGATTTTTGTCACAGTTCAAGGTGGACGATGCTACGCGCGTAAAGTTTAAG CCATTCAGCAAGTACCCTCCCGTCATTCAAGACATGTCGTTCTGGTGCCCGGACTCGCAGTACGAGTCCAACGACTTCTACGACCTCGTCAGGTCTATCGGTGGGGAGTTGGTGGAGCAGGTGGCGCTAGTCGACGACTTCACGCATCCCAAGACGGCCCGCAGGAGCCACTGCTACAGGATCACCTACAGGAGTATGGACAGGACTCTGACCAAGGAGGAAGTGAGCAAAGTCCACTCCTCCATAAGAGAGACAGCAGAGAGAAGCTTGCGTGTGGAATTAAGATGA